The proteins below are encoded in one region of Hordeum vulgare subsp. vulgare chromosome 3H, MorexV3_pseudomolecules_assembly, whole genome shotgun sequence:
- the LOC123441156 gene encoding pathogenesis-related protein 1-like, whose product MAYSPKLAATLLLALASAMVVTAQNEPEDMLIAHNEVRATVGVGPLTWDPIVAAYAQSYAEKRRADCQLIPSPEVRPYGENLFRGGTEWNAVDAVFYWASGKQYYDHATNTCSAPTGESCDRYLELVWRDTKAIGCGAVPCDGNVGVFVICCYSPPHMVGQIPY is encoded by the coding sequence ATGGCGTACTCACCAAAGCTAGCTGCTACACTGCTCTTAGCTCTCGCGTCTGCCATGGTCGTCACCGCCCAGAATGAGCCCGAAGACATGCTGATCGCCCACAACGAAGTGCGCGCCACCGTCGGCGTGGGGCCGCTGACGTGGGACCCCATAGTGGCGGCGTATGCACAGTCGTACGCGGAGAAGCGCCGCGCCGACTGCCAGTTAATACCATCTCCGGAGGTCCGCCCATACGGAGAGAACCTTTTTCGGGGTGGGACCGAATGGAATGCAGTGGACGCAGTGTTTTACTGGGCGTCCGGGAAGCAGTACTACGACCACGCCACCAACACTTGCTCGGCACCTACGGGTGAGTCGTGCGATCGATACCTGGAGTTGGTGTGGAGGGACACGAAGGCCATAGGCTGTGGCGCTGTCCCCTGTGACGGCAACGTTGGCGTGTTTGTCATCTGCTGCTACAGCCCGCCGCACATGGTCGGGCAGATTCCATACTAG